TGCCCTCCTCCATGACCAAGGGACCAGGGCTGGCACTGCAGGAGTGATGACAGCAAGCAGGCAGCGGCCAAAGCTGGGCCCAAAGGCCCGCATCCCACACTAGAGGATCCTGAGGGTTAAACAGAGCACAGTGGGCACTGGAAAAGCAGAGTAAGTGCCTTGGCGGGAGAGGGCACAGTGCTGACTGGGCATCTTTGCCTTAGAGTCTTTCCTTTCGCATTAGCCTCTCGGTGGGTGCCAACGCCTGAAACTGGGGCTGCGGGCAGGAGGCAGGGTGTGGGTCCTGACCACTGACCCCTTGCCCTGTGCTGGGAGGGGACTCAGGGGGAGCCCCCTGCACCAGCCAGCCAGGGACAGCCAGGTCTCTGCTCCAGTCCACGGATCCTTAAcggattttctttctctcccttcacccttttctctcctttgctctccttctttctctctccctcttttttccttttccctctcttttccctccctccccgtcccccttcccctcctctcccctcccccctcccctccccccttccctgtGTGTgagcctcttcctctcccctcctcccctttccgcctgtctccctctctctctcctctccttctcctctcagcTCGCCGGGCGACCCTGCTCCTGCCTCCCACATTAATGGCGGCATCTTCGGAGGACGATATAGACCGGCGGCCCATCAGAAGAGTCCGCTCCAAGAGCGACACTCCGTACCTCGCGGAGGCCAGGATCTCCTTCAACCTAGGGGCAGGTAAGGACGCCCCCTCGCCTGCCGGGCTCTGCCACCCGGCTGGTCCCTGGCTTCCCTCCAGCCGCTGGCTCAGCCCCCCCGCCTCCCGCTGTCCCCTGGCGGCCGTGCCCTCCCCGCCCCCGCCTACCCAGCCGGGCGCTGCTCTCTGCGCTCTTTGTGTCGCCGGTGTGCGGAgggcgtgtgcgtgtgtgtgcgcccGCGTGAGTGTGTGtcgcaggggtgggggaggggtgcgtGGAGCCCTGCATCCGCCCGGGAGTCACACACGGGCTCTCCCCttccaggaagagaagaaagtgttGTCAGCGCTAACAATGACACTGGGAAGCCCGGGCTGGTGGGGACACCGGTGCGCTGGCTGGCTGTGGGCGGAGGGGCTGGCGAGGCTCGCCGGCGGGGCTGCTGCTACCGCGTGGAACTTGTTGTTGGTGACATTCAGACTCTGGTGATTTGGATGGGTGGATGCCACCGCGGCGGTGCTGGAGTGGGGAGAGGGGGCGGGGCTGACCCCG
Above is a genomic segment from Urocitellus parryii isolate mUroPar1 chromosome 8, mUroPar1.hap1, whole genome shotgun sequence containing:
- the LOC144256509 gene encoding phosphatase and actin regulator 1-like, yielding MDYPKMDYFLDVESAHRLLDVESAQRFFYSQGAQARRATLLLPPTLMAASSEDDIDRRPIRRVRSKSDTPYLAEARISFNLGAGREESVVSANNDTGKPGLVGTPVRWLAVGGGAGEARRRGCCYRVELVVGDIQTLGLLLIQ